In Lacibacter sp. H375, one DNA window encodes the following:
- a CDS encoding T9SS type A sorting domain-containing protein: MKSISQHFKGLLMPFIFLLCTYVTHAQSPGLIVRPAGAAGPLVLNPNQDFFTSATSAGFITSDITQSEILYKIIKPVMIEPTGDLATGPDGGYSDIVKTVDNSGCYIYNDGTNLLFRLRIGSIVSGAKAYNILIDTDLKIGASGSSADPNYIAATNSGNGNPGFELEVALETGTNGRVAIYNVDGIINPTASNTYSLATNQLISVALSRESGNADYFYDFYVPMSALGITASTPIRMVISTNTNPGSAFQGTRSDIYGLNDDNFTSTTDAWEFLGENTPSFTLNDVTSGGSGPADACTAAPAINTDIASGSNVNITGTWTRLDATKPSTATISIYKNGVLAGTTTATSGSPWTYIIASVAIGDIITSKSQSTGESMCLTSNSVAVTSCSPANISTNTTTVITCITNKGIQGTKPANARIKLYTIAAGGNLVLLADDATTTLKITYNQTTDPSGTIWEYNSTNNGGPNAACTGGANDMTSASYAFSVVESGKCESAPAFSCLTLTQTAAPTITQTVLYPGSVISGTAVTGATVRLFINGFIVASTTAAGSAYSFSNQTFQAGDIITVRQQASGQCVSSAATITASCFTAAPVITTDIQGNLTSGATTVTGTSSEPAGTTIRVYNGSNVLQGSSTVQANGTWSVTVSALVNATTYYATAQNGSCSVSTNSSSATARAATTVCPTITGSYTEGNTSVSGSITGPFTGTVYLYQDGGLIGSTSLSAQSSWTVPVAASNPLYAGGVLTVGAQATSSTLNTACGSTTTVSCSAPTTPLISPSTSTISVGQTVTYTVSNTQSGVLYVVEDAGSGTSYATSEFGNGGAETITTQTFTSPGTYDIEIVADKLSGSGCISVATASITVSGTLPVQLLSFNGRLLNGQSQLNWKTATEINASHYLIERSSDGINFLSIGSVAATGNSVAETTYQFVDVSPLASFNYYRLKMVDEDGKSSYSAVIKLYSSSSIRVTASPNPFDQLINIQATVEASGDAYIRLFDQHGRIMYNTIRSVFKGTNAIQLNNLPQLPGGNYILEVRAGQLKSSQLLRKAK; encoded by the coding sequence ATGAAATCCATATCCCAACATTTTAAAGGGCTGTTGATGCCCTTTATTTTTTTATTGTGCACCTATGTAACGCACGCTCAATCTCCGGGATTAATTGTTCGACCCGCAGGTGCCGCAGGTCCGCTTGTTCTCAATCCCAATCAGGATTTTTTTACTTCTGCAACATCGGCAGGGTTCATTACGAGCGATATTACTCAAAGTGAAATATTGTATAAGATCATAAAACCTGTAATGATTGAACCCACAGGTGATCTTGCAACAGGGCCAGACGGCGGTTATTCTGATATTGTAAAAACAGTAGATAACAGCGGTTGTTATATTTATAATGATGGAACAAATCTTTTGTTCCGTTTGCGTATTGGCAGTATTGTAAGCGGTGCAAAAGCGTATAACATTTTAATTGATACCGATCTTAAAATTGGAGCATCGGGTTCTTCTGCTGATCCCAATTATATTGCAGCTACAAACAGCGGGAATGGTAATCCCGGTTTTGAATTAGAAGTAGCGCTTGAAACAGGCACAAACGGACGTGTTGCTATTTATAATGTAGATGGTATTATAAATCCAACAGCTAGCAATACTTATTCTCTTGCAACAAACCAATTAATTTCAGTTGCACTCAGTCGGGAATCTGGTAATGCAGATTATTTCTATGATTTTTATGTGCCCATGTCGGCATTAGGTATTACCGCATCAACACCTATCCGCATGGTTATTTCAACCAATACAAATCCAGGTTCAGCATTTCAGGGAACACGCTCTGATATATATGGTTTGAATGATGATAATTTTACTAGCACAACGGACGCATGGGAATTTTTAGGCGAGAATACGCCAAGCTTTACTTTGAACGATGTTACTTCCGGTGGTTCTGGCCCTGCAGATGCATGTACTGCCGCACCAGCTATAAATACAGATATTGCTTCGGGATCAAACGTAAATATTACAGGCACTTGGACAAGACTTGATGCAACCAAACCCTCAACAGCAACAATTTCAATTTACAAGAATGGCGTTCTTGCCGGCACAACCACTGCAACTAGTGGAAGCCCCTGGACTTATATCATTGCAAGTGTAGCGATTGGAGATATCATTACATCAAAATCGCAATCAACCGGTGAGAGTATGTGTTTAACAAGTAATAGTGTTGCAGTAACATCATGCTCACCTGCAAATATTTCAACTAATACAACAACGGTCATTACGTGTATAACGAATAAAGGGATACAAGGAACAAAACCCGCTAATGCAAGAATCAAATTATATACAATTGCAGCAGGCGGCAATCTTGTTTTATTGGCAGATGATGCAACAACAACGTTGAAAATTACATATAACCAAACAACAGATCCTTCAGGTACCATTTGGGAATATAACAGTACAAATAATGGTGGCCCTAATGCGGCCTGTACCGGTGGTGCGAATGATATGACATCGGCCAGTTATGCCTTTTCTGTTGTTGAATCGGGTAAATGCGAATCAGCACCTGCATTCAGTTGTTTAACACTCACACAAACTGCAGCTCCTACTATTACACAGACAGTTCTCTATCCGGGTTCTGTTATCAGTGGAACTGCAGTAACAGGTGCAACAGTACGTTTATTTATTAATGGATTTATTGTTGCATCAACAACTGCTGCAGGAAGTGCTTATAGTTTTTCCAATCAAACATTTCAGGCAGGTGATATAATTACAGTTCGTCAACAGGCAAGTGGCCAGTGTGTAAGTAGTGCAGCAACAATTACAGCGTCGTGCTTTACCGCCGCACCTGTTATTACCACAGATATTCAAGGTAATTTAACCAGTGGTGCAACAACCGTTACAGGAACATCATCTGAACCAGCCGGTACAACTATCCGTGTATATAATGGATCGAATGTGTTACAGGGTTCATCTACAGTGCAGGCAAATGGCACATGGTCGGTTACTGTTTCTGCGTTGGTCAATGCAACAACCTATTACGCAACTGCACAAAACGGAAGTTGTTCTGTTAGTACCAACTCTTCATCAGCAACTGCAAGAGCGGCTACAACTGTTTGCCCAACTATCACCGGATCATATACGGAAGGAAATACCTCTGTTTCAGGATCGATCACTGGTCCGTTTACTGGCACAGTTTATTTATACCAGGATGGAGGCTTGATTGGCTCTACGTCACTCTCAGCACAATCATCATGGACAGTACCTGTTGCAGCATCTAATCCATTATATGCAGGTGGCGTATTGACTGTAGGTGCACAGGCAACAAGCAGTACATTAAACACAGCATGTGGTTCTACTACCACTGTTTCCTGTTCTGCTCCTACAACACCATTGATTAGTCCATCAACATCAACGATCTCAGTTGGACAAACAGTTACCTATACTGTTTCTAATACACAATCAGGTGTTTTGTACGTTGTTGAGGATGCGGGCAGTGGTACAAGTTATGCAACGTCTGAATTTGGTAATGGCGGTGCAGAAACCATCACCACTCAAACATTCACATCACCCGGTACTTATGATATTGAAATTGTTGCTGATAAATTATCCGGATCAGGTTGTATTTCTGTCGCTACAGCGTCCATTACTGTATCCGGTACGTTACCTGTTCAGCTACTCTCGTTCAATGGTCGTTTACTGAATGGACAATCACAGTTAAACTGGAAAACAGCTACTGAGATAAACGCAAGTCATTATCTCATTGAACGAAGTAGCGATGGAATTAATTTCCTTTCCATTGGTTCGGTAGCAGCAACCGGAAACTCTGTTGCTGAAACGACATATCAATTTGTAGATGTGTCGCCTCTTGCATCGTTTAATTATTATCGATTGAAGATGGTGGATGAAGATGGTAAATCAAGCTACAGTGCAGTTATCAAATTGTATAGCAGCAGCTCCATTAGAGTGACCGCATCGCCTAATCCGTTTGACCAGTTGATAAATATTCAGGCAACCGTTGAGGCAAGTGGAGACGCTTATATCCGCTTATTCGATCAACATGGACGAATTATGTACAACACCATCAGATCGGTATTTAAAGGAACCAATGCAATTCAGTTAAATAACCTTCCCCAATTGCCAGGAGGCAATTATATTTTAGAGGTAAGGGCAGGTCAACTTAAAAGCTCTCAACTTCTCCGGAAAGCTAAATAG
- a CDS encoding YcxB family protein — protein MNISFRYDRKKVIQALRYHFISKKEIRILIILVNVFALFAAGMFFWKKIAPVAFLLSSFLWFSLMLSFWFILPFTVYSRAKTFRDSFNLTFFDTYMHIENPNGSKNWSYKAFKYFIETPNFFHLYIDERSFFLIPKDAFTDEDGTHNARTLLREKIGHK, from the coding sequence ATGAATATTTCTTTCCGATACGATCGAAAAAAAGTGATCCAGGCCCTACGTTATCATTTTATATCTAAAAAGGAAATACGCATTCTTATAATACTTGTGAATGTGTTTGCACTTTTTGCTGCAGGTATGTTCTTCTGGAAAAAAATTGCGCCGGTAGCTTTTCTGCTTAGTTCGTTCTTATGGTTTTCACTCATGCTTTCGTTTTGGTTCATTCTGCCATTTACAGTTTACAGTCGGGCAAAAACATTCAGGGATTCATTCAACCTTACTTTTTTCGATACATATATGCATATCGAAAACCCAAATGGAAGTAAGAACTGGAGCTACAAAGCCTTCAAGTACTTTATTGAAACACCTAACTTTTTTCATCTTTATATCGATGAACGCTCATTCTTCTTAATTCCCAAAGATGCTTTTACCGATGAGGATGGTACACACAATGCAAGGACATTACTTCGTGAAAAAATAGGACATAAGTAA
- a CDS encoding alkaline phosphatase D family protein: MRSLFCRALLPVFLFLTISAQAQLVSGPMLGPVELRTAKLWIEVKPGSDVVLQYWKKGNLNSYKSMQKKTDRDDWFSPLVFEVVGLDMNTTYEYQFYINQKVIAKPTKAIGSFTTKELWQWRKPAPDFSFLAGSCAYINEPAVDRPGKPYGGDSSIFESMAKEKAAFMLWMGDNWYTRDVDYYDAWGLWNRASHDRSVPVLQNFLKSTSHYAMWDDHDYGPNDIGSNYILKKTSRDVFTNYWLNTSYGMNGDGIYSMMSYGDVDIFMMDDRWWRSADNMKDSINGKPNPDKLMWGKQQMQWLKNSLLFSRAPFKIIANGSQVLNPVSPFDKLLNCPVEYEELMSFLQVNKIPGVLFMSGDRHHTEVIKVNRQGAYPLYDITVSPLTAGTHKFGGVEANNPYRVFGIDEKQNYGKFNFTGERGQRKLTVEFFGVKGDKLGQWSVTENELKYPR, translated from the coding sequence ATGAGAAGCTTATTTTGCCGGGCACTGCTCCCTGTATTTCTTTTTCTTACAATTAGTGCACAAGCACAGTTGGTAAGTGGACCCATGCTTGGCCCTGTTGAATTACGCACAGCAAAATTGTGGATCGAAGTAAAGCCCGGTAGTGATGTTGTATTACAGTACTGGAAAAAGGGAAACCTCAATTCGTATAAATCAATGCAGAAGAAAACTGATCGTGATGATTGGTTTTCACCTCTTGTGTTTGAAGTTGTTGGACTGGATATGAATACAACTTACGAATATCAATTCTATATTAATCAGAAAGTGATTGCTAAACCAACAAAAGCAATTGGTTCATTCACCACAAAAGAATTATGGCAGTGGCGCAAACCAGCGCCAGATTTTTCTTTCCTGGCCGGTTCATGTGCTTATATAAATGAACCTGCTGTTGATCGTCCTGGTAAACCTTACGGTGGCGATTCATCCATCTTTGAAAGTATGGCCAAAGAAAAAGCTGCCTTCATGTTGTGGATGGGTGATAACTGGTACACACGTGATGTTGATTATTATGATGCATGGGGTTTATGGAACAGGGCCAGCCATGATCGTTCAGTTCCTGTGTTGCAGAACTTTCTGAAATCAACCTCACATTATGCGATGTGGGATGATCATGATTATGGTCCGAACGATATTGGTTCAAACTATATTCTTAAGAAGACTTCACGTGATGTGTTTACCAATTATTGGTTAAACACAAGCTATGGAATGAATGGCGATGGTATTTACTCCATGATGAGTTATGGTGATGTAGATATTTTTATGATGGATGATCGTTGGTGGAGAAGTGCCGACAATATGAAAGATTCAATTAACGGCAAACCAAATCCGGATAAACTGATGTGGGGTAAACAACAAATGCAATGGTTGAAGAATTCATTGTTGTTCAGTCGTGCTCCATTCAAGATCATCGCCAATGGCAGCCAGGTATTAAATCCTGTTTCTCCCTTCGACAAATTATTGAACTGCCCGGTTGAGTATGAAGAGTTGATGAGTTTTTTACAAGTGAATAAGATTCCGGGAGTATTGTTTATGAGTGGTGATCGTCATCATACAGAAGTGATCAAAGTAAACAGGCAAGGAGCTTATCCTTTGTATGATATAACCGTGTCACCCTTAACAGCCGGCACGCATAAATTTGGTGGCGTTGAAGCAAATAATCCTTATCGTGTTTTTGGAATCGATGAAAAACAGAACTATGGTAAATTTAATTTCACTGGCGAACGAGGCCAACGCAAACTAACGGTTGAATTTTTTGGAGTGAAAGGTGATAAGCTTGGCCAGTGGAGTGTAACTGAAAATGAATTGAAATACCCACGATAA